The Amycolatopsis sp. DG1A-15b genome window below encodes:
- a CDS encoding adenylosuccinate synthase: MPAIVLIGAQWGDEGKGKATDLMGDRVQWVVRYQGGNNAGHTVVLPNGENFALHLIPSGILTPGVTNVIGNGVVVDPGVLLDELSGLEARDVDTSKLLISADAHLIMPYHVAIDKVTERYLGSRKIGTTGRGIGPCYQDKIARVGVRVQDLLDEKIFRQKVEAALEFKNQVLVKVYNRKALDADQVADEVLAAGEKFAHRIADTRLQLNQALERGETVLLEGSQGTLLDVDHGTYPFVTSSNPTSGGASAGSGIGPGRIGTVLGILKAYTTRVGSGPFPTELHDESGEYLRKQGGEFGVTTGRSRRTGWFDAVIARYAVRVNGITDYFLTKLDVLSGLEKVPVCVGYEVDGFRTQDMPMTQTDVHHAIPIYEEHPGWFEDISACRTFEELPANARAYVERLEELSGARISAIGVGPGREQTIVRHEFV; this comes from the coding sequence ATGCCGGCCATCGTGCTCATCGGTGCCCAATGGGGAGACGAAGGCAAGGGCAAGGCCACCGACCTGATGGGTGACCGCGTCCAGTGGGTCGTCCGCTACCAGGGTGGCAACAACGCCGGTCACACGGTCGTCCTGCCGAACGGCGAGAACTTCGCCCTGCACCTCATCCCGTCCGGCATCCTGACCCCGGGCGTGACCAACGTCATCGGCAACGGCGTGGTGGTGGACCCGGGTGTGCTGCTCGACGAGCTCTCCGGCCTCGAAGCGCGGGACGTGGACACGTCCAAGCTGCTGATTTCGGCCGACGCGCACCTGATCATGCCGTACCACGTGGCCATCGACAAAGTCACCGAGCGGTACCTCGGCAGCCGCAAGATCGGCACCACCGGCCGCGGCATCGGGCCGTGCTACCAGGACAAGATCGCCCGCGTCGGCGTCCGCGTGCAGGACCTGCTCGACGAGAAGATCTTCCGGCAGAAGGTCGAAGCCGCGCTGGAGTTCAAGAACCAGGTGCTGGTGAAGGTCTACAACCGCAAGGCCCTCGACGCCGACCAGGTCGCCGACGAGGTGCTGGCGGCGGGCGAGAAGTTCGCGCACCGCATCGCCGACACGCGGCTGCAGCTCAACCAGGCCCTGGAGCGCGGCGAAACCGTGCTGCTGGAGGGCTCACAGGGCACGCTGCTCGACGTCGACCACGGCACCTACCCGTTCGTGACGTCGTCGAACCCGACGTCCGGTGGCGCGAGCGCGGGCTCGGGCATCGGGCCGGGCCGGATCGGCACGGTGCTCGGCATCCTCAAGGCCTACACCACCCGCGTCGGCTCCGGCCCGTTCCCGACGGAGCTGCACGACGAGTCCGGCGAGTACCTGCGCAAGCAGGGCGGCGAGTTCGGCGTGACGACCGGCCGCTCGCGGCGCACCGGCTGGTTCGACGCGGTGATCGCGCGGTACGCGGTGCGCGTCAACGGCATCACCGACTACTTCCTCACGAAGCTGGACGTGCTGTCCGGCCTGGAGAAGGTCCCGGTGTGCGTCGGCTACGAAGTTGACGGCTTCCGCACGCAGGACATGCCGATGACGCAGACCGACGTGCACCACGCGATCCCGATCTACGAAGAGCACCCGGGCTGGTTCGAGGACATCTCGGCGTGCCGCACGTTCGAGGAGCTCCCGGCGAACGCCCGCGCGTACGTCGAGCGCCTGGAAGAGCTGTCGGGCGCGCGGATTTCCGCGATCGGGGTGGGTCCGGGCCGCGAGCAGACGATCGTGCGGCACGAATTCGTCTGA
- a CDS encoding GGDEF domain-containing protein — MGWTAVATVTTPVTLKHLGILGLLGALALAQTEVSRRIERQRRILSDGPHMNMTSVWLLPAALLLPTQLVTLLGVTLYVGLALRSWSGTRPGQPHRVAANATSATLSACSAGLVTLYSPELSVVTVSIAVLVYFVVNAALTGLGLYLANPAEATVESCLGGMDDNLLELSTLCVGGLLVMVLGHEPLLSVLVILPLYVLQRSVLIKRLEELATTDQKTQLLNATTWQDGAQREISRAQRENGSFGAMMIDLDHFKRVNDTYGHLAGDDVLKAVAAVVKQETRAHDLVGRFGGEEFVALLPSTSKEDAIVTAERIRQRVSELIISTTTNAGAAVDIERQTASIGVAAYPLDGSSIEEVMASADAAVYAAKHGGRNRVVGSVALPEMAAA, encoded by the coding sequence GTGGGCTGGACGGCCGTCGCCACGGTCACCACCCCGGTCACGTTGAAGCACCTGGGCATCCTGGGCCTGCTGGGGGCCCTCGCACTGGCCCAAACCGAGGTCAGCCGCCGGATCGAGCGCCAGCGCCGCATCCTGAGCGACGGCCCGCACATGAACATGACGTCGGTGTGGCTCCTGCCCGCCGCCCTGCTGCTGCCGACGCAGCTGGTCACCTTGCTCGGGGTGACCCTCTACGTCGGCCTGGCGCTGCGCAGCTGGTCGGGCACCCGTCCGGGCCAGCCGCACCGGGTCGCCGCGAACGCCACCAGCGCGACGCTGTCGGCGTGCTCGGCCGGGCTGGTCACGCTGTACTCACCGGAACTCAGCGTCGTCACCGTCTCGATCGCGGTACTGGTGTACTTCGTGGTCAACGCCGCCCTCACCGGACTCGGCCTCTACCTCGCCAACCCGGCCGAGGCGACGGTCGAGAGCTGCCTGGGCGGCATGGACGACAACCTCCTCGAGCTGTCCACGCTGTGCGTCGGCGGCCTGCTGGTGATGGTGCTCGGCCACGAGCCGCTGCTTTCGGTGCTGGTCATCCTGCCGCTGTACGTGCTGCAGCGGTCCGTGCTGATCAAGCGGCTGGAAGAACTGGCCACGACCGACCAGAAGACGCAGCTGCTCAACGCCACCACCTGGCAGGACGGCGCGCAGCGCGAGATCTCGCGCGCGCAGCGGGAAAACGGCAGCTTCGGCGCCATGATGATCGACCTCGACCACTTCAAGCGGGTCAACGACACCTACGGGCACCTCGCGGGGGACGACGTGCTCAAGGCGGTCGCCGCCGTGGTCAAGCAGGAGACCAGGGCGCACGACCTGGTCGGCCGGTTCGGCGGCGAAGAGTTCGTCGCACTGCTGCCTTCGACGTCCAAAGAAGACGCGATCGTCACGGCGGAGCGGATCCGGCAACGGGTCAGCGAGCTGATCATCAGCACCACGACCAACGCGGGCGCCGCCGTCGACATCGAACGGCAGACGGCGTCGATCGGCGTCGCCGCCTACCCGCTGGACGGTTCGTCCATCGAGGAGGTGATGGCGTCCGCCGACGCGGCCGTGTACGCGGCCAAACATGGCGGGCGCAACCGCGTGGTGGGTTCCGTCGCGCTCCCGGAGATGGCCGCCGCCTAG
- a CDS encoding MFS transporter, which produces MAAPPDRVTFREVFGIAEFRALWFAELLSIAGDQLARVALSILVFTTTGSATLTGLTYALTFAPSLIGGIFLTGLADRFSRRTVMVAVDLVRAGLILLVAVPQLPFWVVCVLVGGVSLLNPPFKAAQLALLPQVLEGDRFVVGMGVRTMTVQSAQLLGFAGGGALLLALDPHVALVLDAVTFLLSAAFVRLGVRPRPPAAKAETRKSFFATISAGGRVAFANPALRTLVLFTWLMGLLPVYEGIAAPYVASAGGGPELVGLLLAADPVGSVIGTFVFTRWVPADTRPKLIAPLSALCGVPMLVGFAQPGPWVSIVLFVLSGAFGAVALLQATASLTLAVPDENRAQTMGLSNTGLTTMLGVSPLIGGVLTDYFGAQTTVGIFGVAGLILTAPLALAWRRARTSRAGEDGHDFETQRAEHA; this is translated from the coding sequence ATGGCAGCACCGCCGGACCGGGTCACGTTCCGCGAGGTGTTCGGGATCGCCGAGTTCCGGGCCCTCTGGTTCGCGGAACTGTTGTCGATCGCCGGTGACCAGCTGGCGAGAGTCGCGCTCTCGATCCTGGTGTTCACCACCACCGGCTCCGCCACGCTGACCGGTCTCACCTACGCGCTGACCTTCGCCCCGTCGCTGATCGGCGGCATCTTCCTGACCGGTCTCGCCGACCGGTTCTCGCGGCGCACCGTGATGGTCGCCGTCGACCTGGTCCGGGCCGGGCTGATCCTGCTCGTCGCCGTGCCCCAGCTGCCGTTCTGGGTGGTCTGCGTGCTCGTCGGCGGCGTCTCGCTGCTGAACCCGCCGTTCAAGGCCGCCCAGCTCGCGCTGCTGCCGCAGGTCCTGGAGGGCGACCGGTTCGTCGTCGGCATGGGCGTGCGGACCATGACCGTCCAGTCCGCGCAGCTGCTCGGGTTCGCCGGTGGCGGCGCGCTGCTGCTGGCGCTCGACCCGCACGTGGCCCTGGTGCTCGACGCGGTCACGTTCCTGCTGTCCGCGGCCTTCGTCAGGCTCGGTGTGCGTCCCCGGCCGCCCGCCGCGAAGGCGGAGACGCGGAAGTCGTTCTTCGCCACGATCAGCGCGGGCGGCCGGGTGGCGTTCGCCAACCCGGCGCTGCGGACGCTGGTGCTGTTCACCTGGCTGATGGGCCTGCTGCCGGTCTACGAGGGGATCGCCGCGCCGTACGTGGCGTCGGCGGGCGGCGGCCCCGAGCTGGTCGGGCTGCTGCTCGCGGCCGACCCGGTGGGCAGCGTGATCGGCACGTTCGTCTTCACGCGGTGGGTGCCGGCCGACACGCGGCCGAAGTTGATCGCGCCGCTGTCGGCGCTGTGCGGGGTGCCCATGCTGGTGGGCTTCGCGCAGCCCGGCCCGTGGGTGTCGATCGTCCTGTTCGTCCTGTCCGGGGCGTTCGGCGCGGTCGCGCTGCTGCAGGCGACGGCGTCGCTCACGCTGGCGGTCCCGGACGAGAACCGCGCGCAGACGATGGGGCTGTCCAACACCGGGCTGACGACGATGCTCGGCGTGAGCCCGCTCATCGGCGGCGTGCTGACCGACTACTTCGGGGCGCAGACGACCGTCGGAATCTTCGGCGTTGCCGGATTGATACTTACGGCGCCGCTCGCGCTGGCGTGGCGGCGCGCGCGGACTTCAAGGGCCGGCGAAGACGGGCATGACTTCGAAACCCAGCGCGCCGAACACGCCTGA
- a CDS encoding lipase family protein: MRIFLRRALSAAVATVSVLALATLGPPQASAASFYDPPSPLPAGSNGDVIRHEASTFYIDPIQLIKADASVQRIMYRSTDTHGSPVAVTGTVLTPRSAWHGAGVRPIVSYAVGTQGGGDDCAPSKALAAGFEYEGPFIAGLLTRGYGVVVTDYEGLGTPGDHTYVNRASEGHAVLDAIRAAQRLPEAGLPDDGPVAIAGYSQGGGASAAAAELQPGYAPELKLKGAYAGAVPADLAEVAKNLDGHYAVGFLGFALVSMNYAYPELNIPALLNARGKQLFEQVRTECTVEAIAAHAFTQSSTLTNDGRSLVAYLGEEPYRSRVAEQKIGSLKPTAPVLIVHSALDDIVPYAQDRDLGRTWCGKGVRVQFSTTLIPTHVLGAVRAFPEAFAWLEGRFAGLPAPVDCGWF, from the coding sequence ATGCGTATCTTCCTCCGCCGCGCCCTGTCCGCGGCCGTCGCCACGGTTTCCGTTCTGGCGTTGGCGACGCTGGGCCCGCCGCAGGCCTCCGCCGCGTCCTTCTACGATCCGCCGTCCCCCCTTCCCGCCGGCAGCAACGGCGACGTGATCCGGCACGAGGCGTCGACGTTCTACATCGATCCGATCCAGCTGATCAAGGCCGACGCGAGCGTGCAGCGGATCATGTACCGCAGCACCGACACGCACGGCTCGCCGGTCGCCGTCACCGGCACGGTGCTGACCCCGCGGTCGGCGTGGCACGGCGCCGGGGTGCGCCCGATCGTTTCCTACGCCGTCGGCACCCAGGGCGGGGGCGACGACTGCGCGCCGTCGAAAGCGCTTGCTGCGGGCTTCGAGTACGAAGGGCCGTTCATCGCCGGGCTGCTGACGCGGGGGTACGGCGTCGTCGTCACCGACTACGAAGGGCTGGGCACGCCCGGGGACCACACGTACGTCAACCGCGCGTCGGAGGGCCACGCCGTGCTCGACGCGATCCGCGCGGCCCAGCGGCTGCCGGAGGCGGGCCTGCCGGACGACGGCCCGGTCGCGATCGCGGGCTATTCGCAGGGTGGCGGCGCGTCGGCCGCGGCGGCGGAGCTGCAGCCGGGTTACGCGCCCGAGCTGAAGCTGAAGGGCGCGTACGCGGGGGCAGTGCCGGCGGACCTCGCCGAGGTCGCCAAGAACCTCGACGGCCACTACGCGGTCGGGTTCCTCGGCTTCGCGCTGGTGAGCATGAACTACGCGTACCCGGAGCTGAACATCCCGGCGTTGCTCAACGCTCGGGGGAAGCAGCTGTTCGAGCAGGTCCGGACCGAGTGCACGGTGGAAGCGATCGCCGCGCACGCCTTCACGCAGTCCTCGACGCTGACCAATGACGGCCGGTCGCTCGTCGCGTACCTCGGCGAAGAGCCGTACCGGTCGAGGGTGGCCGAGCAGAAGATCGGGTCGCTCAAGCCGACGGCGCCGGTGCTGATCGTGCACAGCGCGCTCGACGACATCGTGCCCTACGCGCAGGACCGCGACCTGGGCCGGACGTGGTGCGGCAAGGGCGTGCGGGTGCAGTTCAGCACGACGCTGATCCCGACGCACGTGCTCGGCGCGGTGCGGGCGTTCCCGGAGGCGTTCGCCTGGCTCGAGGGCCGCTTCGCCGGCCTGCCGGCGCCGGTCGACTGCGGCTGGTTCTGA
- a CDS encoding FAD/NAD(P)-binding protein: MTDLPPFTLAVVGAGPRGVGVLERLGANAAELLGGRRLEVHLIDPFPPGPGRVWRYDQSPLLRMNSMPEDVTMFTDESVKMAGPVRPGPSLLEWARKVRDGGLDADVPPDVVAELTALDPFHFPTRRLQSAYLTWFYRKVVEDLPEDVDVFEHAARATGVDGRTISLSDGSAIVADAVVFTVGHLDAEPDERERELAAFAARHELSYYPAGYTADVDYAGVEPGETVLVRGFGLAFVDLMLLLTEGRGGRFEDLPCGGLRYHPSGAEPVLHVGSRRGVPYHAKIGYRLRGKPLRLPRFFDAYAMDGLPGAALDFRADVWPLVAKELAWGYYSELFTGHPGRVRMDFAVFADAFADLAWDSPAMRDLIVRAVPAEADRLDLDRLDRPMADRTFGTAEEFGKELRKYVEADLARRADQEFSADLGAFMALLSVYGQLPILVQKGRLGAASQVSDMDGWFHGFFSYYASGPPPRRLEELLALHEAGIVSFAGAEMRVTAERGVFVASSASHPETVEARTLIEARLPGPSVTRAADGLLRQLRDAGELAEETVADPVTGASLPSGRIHTRVSDSRLLDGTGRPHPHRFAVGPHTSARSAAAFTRPRTNALSFRQNDAVAREILALVSRPS; the protein is encoded by the coding sequence GTGACCGACCTCCCGCCGTTCACCCTGGCTGTCGTGGGCGCCGGACCCCGCGGGGTCGGCGTCCTCGAACGGCTCGGCGCGAACGCCGCGGAACTGCTCGGCGGCCGCCGGCTCGAGGTGCACCTGATCGATCCGTTCCCGCCGGGGCCCGGCCGGGTCTGGCGCTACGACCAGTCACCGCTGCTGCGGATGAACTCCATGCCCGAGGACGTCACGATGTTCACCGACGAGTCGGTGAAGATGGCGGGCCCGGTGCGGCCGGGGCCGTCGCTGCTGGAGTGGGCGCGGAAGGTGCGTGACGGCGGCCTCGACGCCGACGTCCCGCCCGACGTCGTCGCCGAGCTGACGGCGCTCGACCCCTTCCACTTCCCCACCCGGCGCCTGCAGAGCGCCTACCTGACCTGGTTCTACCGGAAGGTCGTCGAGGACCTGCCCGAAGACGTCGACGTCTTCGAGCACGCGGCCCGCGCGACCGGGGTCGACGGCCGCACCATCAGCCTGTCCGACGGATCGGCGATCGTGGCGGACGCCGTCGTCTTCACCGTCGGCCACCTCGACGCGGAACCGGACGAGCGGGAGCGCGAGCTGGCGGCGTTCGCCGCGCGGCACGAGCTGTCGTACTACCCGGCCGGCTACACCGCCGACGTCGACTACGCGGGCGTCGAACCCGGCGAAACCGTGCTGGTGCGCGGGTTCGGGCTGGCGTTCGTCGACCTGATGCTGCTGCTGACCGAGGGCCGCGGCGGCCGGTTCGAGGACCTCCCGTGCGGCGGCCTCCGCTACCACCCGAGCGGCGCCGAGCCGGTGCTGCACGTCGGCTCGCGGCGCGGGGTGCCCTACCACGCGAAGATCGGCTACCGGTTGCGCGGGAAACCGTTGCGGCTGCCCAGGTTCTTCGACGCCTACGCCATGGACGGGCTTCCCGGGGCCGCCCTCGACTTCCGCGCGGACGTCTGGCCGCTGGTCGCGAAGGAACTGGCCTGGGGCTACTACAGCGAGCTGTTCACCGGGCACCCCGGCCGCGTCCGCATGGACTTCGCCGTGTTCGCCGACGCCTTCGCCGACCTGGCCTGGGATTCGCCCGCCATGCGGGACCTCATCGTGCGGGCGGTGCCCGCCGAGGCCGACCGCCTCGACCTCGACCGGCTGGACCGGCCGATGGCGGACCGGACCTTCGGCACGGCGGAGGAGTTCGGCAAGGAGCTCCGCAAGTACGTCGAGGCCGATTTGGCGCGCCGGGCGGACCAGGAGTTCAGCGCGGACCTGGGTGCCTTCATGGCGCTGCTGTCGGTGTACGGCCAGCTGCCGATCCTGGTCCAAAAAGGACGACTGGGTGCCGCGTCCCAGGTGTCCGATATGGACGGCTGGTTCCACGGGTTCTTCTCCTACTACGCCAGCGGTCCGCCGCCGCGCCGGCTGGAGGAGCTGCTCGCGCTGCACGAAGCCGGAATCGTTTCCTTCGCGGGCGCGGAAATGCGGGTGACGGCCGAGCGCGGCGTCTTCGTGGCCTCGTCGGCGAGCCACCCGGAGACGGTCGAGGCCCGCACGCTGATCGAGGCGCGGCTGCCGGGCCCGAGCGTGACCCGGGCGGCCGACGGCCTGCTCCGGCAGCTGCGCGACGCGGGCGAACTGGCGGAGGAGACGGTGGCGGACCCGGTGACGGGCGCTTCGCTGCCGTCGGGCCGCATCCACACGCGGGTGTCGGACTCCCGTCTGCTCGACGGCACCGGCCGCCCCCACCCGCACCGGTTCGCGGTGGGGCCCCACACGAGCGCCCGCTCGGCGGCGGCGTTCACGCGGCCGCGGACGAACGCGTTGTCCTTCCGCCAGAACGACGCGGTGGCGCGGGAGATCCTGGCGCTGGTCAGCCGGCCCAGCTGA
- a CDS encoding OsmC family protein yields MSLTEVIEGTRKAVDADPHNAAVSFSVDHVLKPGTKTEVEVNVRNHGFTVDEPPALGGTDQAANPVEYALAALGSCQVITYQFWAAKRGIPLDSIKVTVDGDLDLHGFFGFSFNTRPGFGDVRVSVELEGPASRERYEDLKREVDEHCPVLDLFRNETPVSTKLT; encoded by the coding sequence ATGTCGCTGACCGAAGTCATCGAAGGCACCCGCAAGGCCGTCGACGCCGATCCGCACAACGCCGCCGTCTCCTTCAGCGTCGACCACGTTCTCAAGCCCGGCACCAAGACCGAGGTCGAAGTCAACGTCCGGAACCACGGCTTCACCGTCGACGAACCACCCGCGCTCGGCGGCACCGACCAGGCCGCCAACCCCGTCGAGTACGCACTGGCCGCCCTCGGCTCCTGCCAGGTCATCACGTACCAGTTCTGGGCGGCGAAGCGCGGGATCCCGCTCGACTCCATCAAGGTCACCGTCGACGGAGACCTCGACCTGCACGGCTTCTTCGGCTTCTCCTTCAACACGCGCCCCGGCTTCGGGGACGTCCGCGTGTCCGTCGAACTCGAAGGGCCGGCGAGCCGGGAGCGCTACGAAGACCTCAAGCGCGAGGTCGACGAGCACTGCCCGGTGCTCGACCTGTTCCGGAACGAGACGCCGGTCAGCACCAAGCTGACCTGA
- the fbaA gene encoding class II fructose-bisphosphate aldolase, producing MPIATPEVYAEMLDRAKANEFAYPAINVTSSETVNAAIRGFAEAESDGIIQFSTGGAEFASGQKVKDMVTGATALAEFAQVVAAKYDVNVALHTDHCPKDKLDGFVRPLIEISAERVKNGQHPLFQSHMWDGSAIDLDENLEIAQELLAKTAAANIILEVEIGVVGGEEDGVEAEINEKLYTAEGDFLKTIDALGAGEKGRYLLAATFGNVHGVYKPGNVKLRPDVLKGGQEAASKKLGLDAGSKPFELVFHGGSGSLPEEIREAVSYGVVKMNVDTDTQYAFTRPIVDHFFKNYDGVLKIDGEVGNKKVYDPRSYLKAAEAGMAQRVVEACQALGSAGTKLK from the coding sequence ATGCCCATCGCCACCCCCGAGGTCTACGCGGAGATGCTCGACCGGGCGAAGGCGAACGAGTTCGCCTACCCGGCCATCAACGTGACCTCGTCCGAAACCGTGAACGCCGCCATCCGCGGCTTCGCCGAGGCGGAGAGCGACGGCATCATCCAGTTCTCCACCGGCGGTGCGGAGTTCGCGTCCGGCCAGAAGGTCAAGGACATGGTGACCGGCGCGACCGCGCTGGCGGAGTTCGCCCAGGTCGTGGCGGCCAAGTACGACGTGAACGTGGCGCTGCACACCGACCACTGCCCGAAGGACAAGCTGGACGGCTTCGTCCGCCCGCTGATCGAGATCTCGGCGGAGCGCGTCAAGAACGGCCAGCACCCGCTGTTCCAGTCCCACATGTGGGACGGCTCGGCGATCGACCTCGACGAGAACCTCGAGATCGCGCAGGAGCTGCTGGCCAAGACGGCGGCCGCGAACATCATCCTCGAGGTCGAGATCGGCGTCGTCGGCGGCGAGGAAGACGGCGTCGAGGCGGAGATCAACGAGAAGCTGTACACCGCCGAAGGCGACTTCCTGAAGACGATCGACGCGCTCGGCGCCGGCGAGAAGGGCCGCTACCTGCTGGCGGCGACGTTCGGCAACGTCCACGGCGTGTACAAGCCGGGCAACGTGAAGCTGCGCCCGGACGTGCTGAAGGGCGGCCAGGAGGCGGCGTCGAAGAAGCTCGGCCTGGACGCGGGCTCGAAGCCCTTCGAGCTGGTCTTCCACGGCGGCTCGGGCTCGCTCCCGGAGGAGATCCGCGAGGCGGTGTCGTACGGCGTGGTGAAGATGAACGTCGACACGGACACGCAGTACGCGTTCACGCGCCCGATCGTGGACCACTTCTTCAAGAACTACGACGGCGTCCTGAAGATCGACGGCGAGGTCGGCAACAAGAAGGTCTACGACCCGCGGTCGTACCTGAAGGCCGCGGAGGCCGGCATGGCCCAGCGGGTCGTCGAGGCCTGCCAGGCGCTGGGTTCGGCGGGCACGAAGCTCAAGTAA
- a CDS encoding HNH endonuclease family protein, with protein sequence MPTRRAVRHSLTVLAVTAVLSGTLAGVADATPPGIPSATTAKSELAALTVKADGSQTGYSRDKFPHWIDQGSGCNTREVVLKRDGTNVVTDSSCAATSGKWFSPYDGATWTAASDVDIDHVVPLADAWRTGASSWTTAQRQAYANDLTDPQLIAVTDNVNQEKGDKSPDQWKPPLVGYWCTYAKMWVAVKHKFKLTINSAEKTALTDMLNRC encoded by the coding sequence ATGCCAACCAGGCGTGCTGTTCGTCATTCGCTCACTGTGCTGGCCGTCACCGCGGTGCTGTCCGGCACGCTGGCCGGCGTCGCGGACGCGACCCCGCCGGGCATCCCGTCGGCCACCACGGCGAAGTCCGAGCTCGCGGCGCTGACCGTCAAGGCCGACGGCTCGCAGACCGGCTACAGCCGGGACAAGTTCCCGCACTGGATCGATCAGGGCAGCGGCTGCAACACCCGCGAAGTGGTGCTGAAGCGCGACGGCACGAACGTGGTGACCGACTCCAGCTGCGCCGCGACCTCCGGCAAGTGGTTCAGCCCGTACGACGGCGCGACCTGGACCGCGGCGTCCGATGTGGACATCGACCACGTCGTGCCGCTGGCCGACGCGTGGCGCACCGGCGCGTCGTCGTGGACGACCGCGCAGCGCCAGGCGTACGCGAACGACCTCACCGACCCGCAGCTGATCGCCGTGACCGACAACGTCAACCAGGAGAAGGGCGACAAGTCGCCCGACCAGTGGAAGCCGCCGCTGGTCGGCTACTGGTGCACCTACGCGAAGATGTGGGTCGCGGTGAAGCACAAGTTCAAGCTGACGATCAACTCCGCCGAGAAGACCGCCCTGACGGACATGCTCAACCGCTGCTGA
- a CDS encoding glycosyltransferase, which produces MRILFTCRPAYGHLFPLLPLANAARAAGHEVVFGTGEAFVPKVRDLGFEAHRVGTSIGDAEAEARQRHGADAGFFDIGITMFAELLPRATMADLEPLLPGLRPDLVVYEQSDVGTGALAQRAGIPAASLVIGRSMPPEVLAVAAERLAPLWGTRPADAMLGDACIDVWPDSVRDPGSAAVPKVFRMRPTPYDADVPLPPLPEDGFVYLTLGTVAYGATQVLRGAIAALSKLPVDVLVAAGPGDPAALGPVPGNVRVAGFVPQAQVLAHAGLVVHHGGTGTVLGTLAAGLPQLILPQGADQFANAETLSALGAAKALVGDEIRMPAIEAAARELLDGSTAREVARGIAAEIAGMPAPETVLGELVSWAG; this is translated from the coding sequence GTGCGGATCCTCTTCACGTGCCGCCCGGCATACGGCCACCTCTTTCCCCTGCTCCCGCTGGCGAACGCGGCGCGCGCGGCCGGGCACGAAGTCGTCTTCGGCACCGGCGAGGCGTTCGTGCCCAAGGTGCGTGACCTCGGCTTCGAGGCCCACCGCGTCGGCACCTCGATCGGCGACGCCGAAGCCGAAGCCCGGCAGCGGCACGGCGCGGACGCCGGTTTCTTCGACATCGGCATCACGATGTTCGCCGAGCTGCTGCCGCGGGCGACCATGGCCGATCTGGAGCCGCTGCTGCCCGGGCTGCGGCCGGACCTCGTGGTCTACGAGCAGAGCGACGTCGGCACCGGGGCGCTGGCGCAGCGGGCGGGCATCCCGGCCGCCTCGCTGGTGATCGGCCGGTCGATGCCACCGGAGGTGCTCGCGGTCGCGGCCGAACGGCTGGCCCCGCTCTGGGGCACCCGGCCCGCGGACGCCATGCTCGGCGACGCCTGCATCGACGTCTGGCCCGACAGCGTCCGCGACCCCGGCTCGGCCGCCGTGCCGAAGGTGTTCCGGATGCGCCCGACGCCGTACGACGCGGACGTCCCGCTGCCACCGCTCCCGGAAGACGGCTTCGTGTACCTGACCCTGGGCACGGTGGCCTACGGCGCGACGCAGGTGCTGCGCGGCGCGATCGCCGCCCTGTCGAAGCTGCCGGTGGACGTGCTGGTGGCGGCCGGCCCCGGCGACCCCGCGGCGCTGGGCCCGGTGCCGGGAAACGTGCGCGTCGCCGGGTTCGTGCCCCAAGCCCAGGTGCTGGCGCACGCGGGCCTGGTGGTCCACCACGGCGGCACGGGAACGGTGCTCGGCACGCTCGCCGCCGGCCTGCCGCAGCTGATCCTGCCCCAGGGCGCCGACCAGTTCGCCAACGCGGAGACGCTGTCGGCACTCGGCGCGGCGAAGGCACTGGTGGGCGACGAGATCAGGATGCCCGCCATCGAAGCCGCCGCCCGGGAACTCCTGGACGGCTCGACGGCGCGCGAGGTCGCGCGGGGGATCGCGGCCGAGATCGCCGGGATGCCCGCACCCGAGACGGTTCTCGGCGAACTGGTCAGCTGGGCCGGCTGA
- a CDS encoding DUF3151 domain-containing protein yields the protein MTHNLLGPEPTLLPEHTAAQAALDAGTDPATVVAEHPDYSEAWASLAEKAFDAGETVAAYAYARTGYHRGLDQLRRAGWKGFGPVPWAHRPNQGFLRALAVLGKAAGKIGETEEHERCRTFLADSDPAAAEATGLK from the coding sequence ATGACGCACAACCTGCTCGGCCCCGAGCCGACGCTGCTGCCCGAGCACACCGCCGCCCAGGCCGCGCTCGACGCCGGGACCGACCCGGCCACCGTCGTGGCCGAACACCCCGACTACAGCGAGGCCTGGGCTTCGCTGGCCGAGAAGGCCTTCGACGCGGGGGAGACGGTCGCCGCGTACGCCTACGCCCGCACCGGCTACCACCGGGGTCTCGACCAGCTGCGCCGCGCGGGCTGGAAGGGCTTCGGCCCGGTGCCCTGGGCGCACCGCCCCAACCAGGGGTTCCTCCGCGCCCTCGCCGTCCTGGGCAAGGCCGCGGGGAAGATCGGCGAGACCGAGGAGCACGAGCGCTGCCGGACGTTCCTCGCCGACTCCGACCCCGCCGCCGCGGAAGCCACCGGCCTGAAGTGA